A section of the Microaerobacter geothermalis genome encodes:
- a CDS encoding Fe-S-containing protein, with amino-acid sequence MLEVFVHIVEDLFFPTVALGILFFWFKRLKGEISTYAVVGITTIGSFLAFLLFFFVTKGNREWMEAGFTLATIPFAGFFIILLWMKPEKSRRYGKIIVISLLFILIVRYGDTLWLGPYKSYRIEGFWSTETALEVMIGYIAIFLLGFVLLAIQRSLHVMSNSWFQWWSSIILGLFLVKEIMTLVQLVFLLGFLPITKQAVRILAPWINQVSPNYFYVYLILVIFQLAGSWYVKHPLRRVSFEGKNPAEKRKVRAILIRHRRWMWSYSLILILVGSVFFGHQMISAKKPDVSDAKEVIPAADGYVYLNMEEIGDGKLHRYRYTNQDGKYVRFLVIRKGEQNVYGVGFDYCQICGQTGYYQDGDNVICIKCNSIINIRTIGFNGGCNPLPLPSQLKDGNLIIAAADLEEKMGFFK; translated from the coding sequence ATGCTTGAAGTCTTTGTGCATATCGTAGAAGATTTGTTTTTTCCGACAGTCGCATTAGGGATCTTATTTTTCTGGTTTAAACGTCTGAAAGGTGAGATCAGTACCTATGCAGTCGTTGGAATAACAACTATTGGCTCCTTCCTGGCCTTTTTATTGTTCTTCTTCGTTACCAAAGGCAATAGAGAGTGGATGGAAGCCGGGTTCACCCTAGCTACCATTCCTTTTGCCGGGTTTTTCATCATTTTACTGTGGATGAAGCCGGAAAAATCAAGACGATATGGGAAAATCATCGTTATATCCCTCTTGTTTATCCTGATTGTTCGATATGGGGATACTCTTTGGCTTGGGCCCTATAAATCGTACAGAATCGAGGGCTTCTGGAGTACCGAAACAGCATTGGAAGTGATGATCGGTTATATTGCCATTTTCTTGCTTGGATTTGTCCTTTTGGCCATCCAAAGAAGCTTGCACGTGATGTCCAATTCCTGGTTTCAATGGTGGTCATCCATTATTCTTGGACTTTTTCTGGTTAAAGAAATCATGACTCTGGTGCAGTTGGTTTTTCTTCTCGGATTTTTACCCATCACCAAACAAGCAGTAAGGATTTTAGCCCCATGGATTAATCAGGTCAGTCCAAATTATTTTTATGTGTACCTCATATTGGTGATTTTTCAGCTTGCTGGGTCCTGGTATGTAAAGCATCCGCTAAGAAGAGTATCTTTTGAGGGAAAAAATCCAGCAGAAAAAAGAAAGGTGAGGGCGATTCTCATAAGACACAGGAGATGGATGTGGAGCTATAGTTTGATTCTGATTCTTGTTGGTTCTGTATTTTTTGGCCACCAGATGATTTCGGCGAAGAAGCCGGATGTCTCCGATGCGAAAGAGGTAATTCCTGCTGCTGACGGCTATGTCTATCTCAATATGGAAGAGATAGGGGATGGAAAGCTGCATCGCTACCGTTATACCAATCAGGATGGGAAATATGTTCGATTTCTTGTCATTCGAAAGGGAGAGCAAAATGTTTATGGGGTAGGATTTGATTATTGTCAAATCTGCGGTCAAACTGGATACTACCAGGATGGTGACAATGTGATCTGTATCAAGTGCAATTCGATTATTAACATCAGAACCATCGGGTTCAACGGAGGATGTAATCCCCTGCCTCTGCCCAGCCAATTAAAGGATGGGAATTTGATTATTGCGGCAGCAGACCTTGAAGAAAAAATGGGATTTTTTAAATAA
- a CDS encoding ABC transporter permease: protein MFFRMMKQLYSQGIKEKMLIFATILFAAALITAILTVSFDIGDKMNRELKSYGANIRVVPAVQAGISEDQRSAKLGRYIEEQYIGNIKTIFWTNNILGFSPYLSGELTEVGTGRKIKAVGTWFQKELSLPTGEIMVTGIKDLKKWWEIDGRWPSEQTNPNGILVGKRLAKEMNLKTGDSLILTLSAESSEKSLEKSFMIDGIISGGGEEEEQVFISLEQMQDFLKLPGKVEELEVSALTVPDTELAERAEKNPALLSEADYETWYCTAFVGAIAYQIEEVIPGTDAKAIRQISDSEGNIMKKVEKLMFAFSLAALASAALGISNLMMTKVLERQREIGLMKALGASNGNIVALFLVEAGLLALIAGMVGFSLGLGLAQWLGQVVFQSFITIKWLVLPITLVISVFVVVIGSLSALRFISRLKPADVLHIG, encoded by the coding sequence ATGTTTTTTCGAATGATGAAACAGCTATATTCCCAAGGGATAAAGGAGAAAATGCTGATTTTTGCCACCATTCTTTTTGCTGCTGCCTTGATTACCGCTATATTAACGGTCTCCTTTGATATAGGCGACAAAATGAATCGGGAATTAAAAAGCTATGGAGCCAATATTCGGGTGGTTCCTGCTGTTCAGGCTGGAATCAGCGAGGATCAACGATCAGCGAAATTAGGGAGATATATCGAAGAACAATACATAGGGAACATTAAAACGATTTTTTGGACCAATAATATTTTGGGATTTTCTCCTTATCTGTCAGGTGAATTAACGGAAGTGGGAACGGGTAGAAAAATCAAGGCTGTGGGAACCTGGTTTCAAAAGGAATTATCTCTTCCCACCGGAGAAATCATGGTCACGGGAATAAAGGATTTAAAAAAGTGGTGGGAAATTGATGGGAGATGGCCCAGTGAGCAAACCAACCCTAATGGAATCTTGGTTGGGAAGAGGTTGGCCAAAGAAATGAATTTAAAAACGGGAGACTCCTTAATATTAACCCTTTCAGCGGAGTCCTCTGAGAAATCTCTTGAAAAATCTTTCATGATTGATGGAATTATCTCAGGGGGAGGAGAAGAAGAAGAGCAAGTATTTATTTCATTGGAGCAAATGCAGGATTTTCTAAAGCTACCTGGAAAGGTGGAAGAGTTGGAAGTAAGTGCCCTGACTGTACCGGATACGGAGCTGGCAGAAAGGGCAGAGAAGAACCCAGCCCTTCTAAGTGAAGCGGATTATGAAACATGGTATTGTACGGCATTTGTAGGTGCCATTGCTTATCAGATTGAGGAAGTGATTCCGGGTACGGATGCCAAAGCCATCAGGCAAATTTCTGACTCGGAAGGGAATATTATGAAAAAAGTAGAGAAGCTAATGTTTGCATTTTCCTTGGCAGCTTTGGCCAGTGCAGCATTGGGAATATCCAATTTGATGATGACTAAGGTGTTGGAAAGACAGCGTGAAATCGGCTTAATGAAGGCATTAGGTGCTAGTAACGGAAATATTGTGGCTTTGTTCCTTGTTGAAGCGGGACTATTGGCATTGATTGCAGGCATGGTAGGTTTTTCATTGGGGTTAGGCCTTGCGCAATGGCTGGGACAGGTGGTTTTTCAATCCTTTATTACTATTAAATGGTTGGTTTTGCCCATTACCCTCGTGATTTCAGTCTTCGTGGTCGTTATTGGAAGTTTGTCCGCCCTTCGTTTCATTTCCCGGTTAAAGCCAGCCGATGTTCTTCATATCGGGTAG
- a CDS encoding iron transporter: MFRKATTLFVLMMMVLIPVVPVIFAFEEVPIGEEQEVEYMKIAAVYFQPVEMEPKDNAGLSPEEADIHLEADIHALKGNPTGFGFGEWIPYLSVQYRLENMDNGEKIEGTLMPMIASDGPHYGSNIKMAGAGNYKLTFMIYSPEKQGYLLHTDPETGVEGRFWQEPIEVEWEFPYLPRQW; this comes from the coding sequence ATGTTTAGAAAAGCTACTACTTTATTTGTATTAATGATGATGGTACTAATTCCGGTGGTTCCGGTGATTTTTGCCTTTGAGGAAGTCCCGATCGGAGAAGAACAGGAAGTTGAATATATGAAAATCGCGGCTGTTTATTTTCAGCCTGTAGAAATGGAGCCGAAGGATAATGCTGGTCTTTCCCCGGAGGAAGCGGATATTCATCTGGAAGCAGATATCCATGCGCTAAAGGGAAATCCAACAGGCTTTGGATTTGGGGAATGGATTCCTTATTTGTCAGTACAATATCGTCTGGAAAATATGGATAACGGAGAAAAGATAGAAGGAACCTTGATGCCGATGATCGCCAGTGATGGTCCCCATTATGGCAGCAATATCAAGATGGCTGGGGCAGGCAATTACAAATTAACCTTTATGATTTATTCACCGGAAAAGCAGGGGTATTTGCTTCATACCGATCCTGAAACAGGTGTAGAGGGACGTTTTTGGCAGGAACCCATTGAAGTGGAGTGGGAATTTCCTTACCTGCCGCGTCAATGGTAG
- a CDS encoding iron transporter translates to MKKPLFFILAIIVLLAGCSLSSDQSTSTEQSDGQTNQKGRSGFREFPIGDEIEKQGMKISAVYFQPVVMEPKDNAGLGPDTADVHLEADIHALKDNPNGFGFGEWVPYLTIDYRLENVDTKEVTEGSFMPMNAADGPHYGANVKMSGTGEYKLTFTISRPQEQGLVLHVDKETGVEGRFWDEPITVEWTFPYLGRQW, encoded by the coding sequence ATGAAAAAACCATTATTCTTCATCCTGGCGATCATTGTTCTTTTGGCCGGATGTTCTTTATCATCAGATCAATCCACTTCTACGGAACAATCCGATGGCCAAACGAATCAAAAGGGACGTAGCGGATTTCGAGAATTTCCGATTGGGGATGAGATAGAAAAGCAAGGAATGAAGATTTCGGCTGTTTATTTCCAGCCGGTGGTCATGGAGCCGAAGGATAATGCCGGGTTAGGGCCTGACACAGCAGATGTTCATTTGGAAGCAGACATTCATGCGTTAAAGGATAATCCCAATGGATTCGGCTTTGGAGAATGGGTCCCTTATCTTACCATTGATTATCGTTTGGAAAATGTAGATACAAAAGAGGTGACCGAAGGAAGCTTTATGCCGATGAATGCAGCCGATGGCCCTCACTATGGCGCCAATGTGAAAATGTCAGGTACCGGAGAATATAAACTTACCTTTACCATCTCCCGTCCCCAGGAACAGGGCCTAGTGCTCCATGTGGATAAAGAAACTGGGGTGGAGGGCCGGTTCTGGGATGAACCGATTACAGTGGAATGGACTTTTCCTTATTTAGGAAGACAGTGGTAA